In the genome of Denticeps clupeoides chromosome 13, fDenClu1.1, whole genome shotgun sequence, one region contains:
- the LOC114802563 gene encoding GTP-binding protein REM 2-like, which yields MTLSSAPPLRRGSTPVPIKHQLRREEAVNDDCDWTLGLGGQSPPPISLCPAEDEFVSLAADARQGGPLSIALLGQNGVGKSSLAIAMVGEMDRTASVDSDGEGYIRTVTVDDEESTIVIYDNWRQDLSTLQCDVCVLVFSVTDRRSFHRTAQLRLLLRETQPQTPIILVGNKSDLVRSREVSAEEARSSAALFGSIYVEISASLDHRTSELLEAAVRIARGESPGPLGAGGEDGAGGGRRESLTTRAKRFLASLVPRYPRDREKEGGRFCRQKSRSCHDLGAL from the exons ATGACACTGTCCAGCGCCCCGCCCCTTCGCAGAGGAAGCACCCCTGTGCCAATCAAACACCAGCTTAGACGAGAGGAAGCTGTGAATGATGACTGCGATTGGACTCTAGGACTAGGTGGACAGTCACCACCTCCGATCAGCTTGTGTCCTGCAGAAGACGAGTTTGTCTCATTGGCTGCAGATGCTAGACAGGGCGGCCCTCTCAGCATCGCCCTGCTGGGACAGAATGGGGTTGGGAAGTCATCACTTGCCATCGCCATGGTGggagaaatggacagaactgcCTCTGTGGATTCAGATg GAGAGGGTTACATTCGCACGGTAACCGTGGACGACGAGGAGAGCACCATTGTTATCTACGACAACTGGAGACAG GATCTGTCCACGCTGCAGTGTGAcgtttgtgtgcttgtgttctcGGTGACGGACAGGCGAAGCTTTCACCGCACTGCCCAGCTTCGCCTCCTCCTGAGGGAAACGCAGCCCCAAACGCCCATCATTCTTGTTGGTAACAAAAGCGACCTTGTTCGCTCTCGGGAAGTCAGCGCGGAAG aggcTCGTTCCAGTGCAGCCCTGTTTGGCAGTATATACGTGGAGATCTCTGCCTCGCTCGACCACCGTACGTCTGAGCTGCTGGAGGCAGCGGTTCGTATAGCCAGGGGAGAAAGCCCCGGGCCTCTCGGGGCTGGTGGAGAAGACGGAGCGGGAGGAGGCAGGAGGGAGAGCCTCACCACTCGGGCAAAGCGCTTCCTCGCTAGCCTGGTTCCCCGTTACCCCAGAGATAGAGAAAAGGAAGGG